In Oryza sativa Japonica Group chromosome 1, ASM3414082v1, the genomic stretch GACTGACAATGCTAACAATGCCAAGCAGCAGCCCAATACTTGCCTTCAACCCAGCAGCTCCATTCAAGCCCCAGACGCGCACATCATCGATCACTGGCCCACAGAGCGAGCTGTGGTCGTCGCTTCTCGTGTTGTAATACACGCTGTAGAACGCCACTCGCGTCCTCTCAGCTCGTGCTGTGAATGTCACATTCGCAGCCTGGCTTGTGGCATTACCCATGGGCGAGTAGTGGAAGTTCTGGGCCTGGTCACCTGCGAATGCCATGACAGCCATTGGTGGCTGGCATGAATCCCCTGCTGAGCCCAATGTGAATGTCAGGCTGTACTCTTTCTGAGGGGTTGTCTCGACCATCTGTGAGATGATGCCTTCCTTCCCTGATAGAAGCTCAATGGCGCGCTTCCCTTGGGGAATGGTGTACTGGTCAGAGTCGACAAAGCGGAC encodes the following:
- the LOC4327799 gene encoding protein BIIDXI isoform X1, with translation MEDDPTCGPILDNVAIKKLFTPDKPKDNVVSNGDFEEGPWMFPNTSFGVLLPTNLDEQTSALPGWMIESNRAVRFVDSDQYTIPQGKRAIELLSGKEGIISQMVETTPQKEYSLTFTLGSAGDSCQPPMAVMAFAGDQAQNFHYSPMGNATSQAANVTFTARAERTRVAFYSVYYNTRSDDHSSLCGPVIDDVRVWGLNGAAGLKASIGLLLGIVSIVSLMLF